Genomic segment of Patescibacteria group bacterium:
CTAAATATTTTGTCAAATTATTTCTTTTTTCCGCCAAAGGCGGATTTTCGCAATATTTTAAATTAAGTTACGCTCTGAAAAACTTAAATAATTATTCTTAGTAACAATTATATGATCTATAATTTCAATTCCTAAAATTTTTCCAGCTTCAACCAATCTTTTTGTAGTTTCTAAATCGTCTTCCGACGGCTCAGTGTTTCCTGACGGATGATTGTGAGCGATAATAATTTGCGCTGTTAAATATCTGACTGCTGGTTCAAACACTTCCCTTGGATGAACTAAACTGGCGTTAAGCAAACCAACAGAAATAATTTCTCTTTTAATTTCTTGATTGCGCGCGTCCAGAAAAAAAAT
This window contains:
- the radC gene encoding DNA repair protein RadC, encoding AKKILKKFKNNSLAKANFKELKNTYGLGSAKACEIVACFELSRRLLKNKKSVLIMSPKDVWRELKDIRNNKKEHFVIFFLDARNQEIKREIISVGLLNASLVHPREVFEPAVRYLTAQIIIAHNHPSGNTEPSEDDLETTKRLVEAGKILGIEIIDHIIVTKNNYLSFSERNLI